From the genome of Candidatus Zixiibacteriota bacterium:
CTATCGTCTCAAGTTCGTCGTATCGGTAGTCCATGGTGAGCGGGTCAATATCGACCAACCGTATTTTCAGTCCGGCCCGTGTCACTGAAGCCGCTACCGAGAAACAGGTGTAGGCAGGCATGACCACCTCGTTCCTCTGGTGACCGGCGATGTCGGCCATACCCTTCATCAGGAGATACTGCGCGGTCCGTCCGCTGTTGACCAGATGAATACTCAGGGCGCCCGTGAGCGAGACCAGTTTTTGCCCGAACAAGTCGGGCGAACCGGACGTTGCGCGACTCCAGAGCGCGTGCGCCAATTCATCAAGGGTGATCGGCGTGCCGGAAGGAGGGAGCAGATAGAAAGGTTTCATGTGGACGCCATCACGGGAAATTCCGGATCACCCGCGGTCCGAGCCAATTGGCAACCCTCAGCGGGAGTCTTTGCCACAACTTGATAAAGAGTCGGTATTTGGGATTGCCGGGATTGATGGCGGGCAGGTCCGGCGCTTTATGGAGCGCGTACTGCCAGTGAAGTTGGGTGGGTGGTGCTCCCCATTGTTTCTTGAAATTAAACGTGGGGCCATCCCAACTCGAACGACCGAAGTCCAGATATTTCAGACCGTGCTCGCACCCGTACCTGATAACCGCCCAATAGAGCGCGTGATTGGGGCAGTAGCTGAGCGACCATCGGTACGATGATGCCGATGGCACATACACGCGATCTTTGAACGACAGGACCAGCCCCCCGGCGATAACTTCGTTGTCTCTCTTCACCAAAATAAGCTGGGCGCTGTTGGGAAACTGCCTGAGAATCGCGCGGAAGAAATGCTTTCCCCAAACCGGCGTGCCCAGATCCCGCATGTTGTACGCAAAGACCCGATAGAATGAATCGAGCTTATCCACCCCTCCGAACTCGGTCGTCAGGCCCGACTTCTCCGATTTCCGGATTTGGTTTCGCAGCTTGGCGTCGAAGCGTTTCCATACGATTTCAGAATCGGACTCAAGAGGCATTAGGAATGTCACCTTATCGGTTCGGGTCGTGAGGTCCAGCGGTTGTTGTTCGACGGATCGGAATTCAACAAATTCGACACCGTGCGCCGAGGCGAGTTGCCGCGCCTCAGCGAGCAATGCCTGTTCTGTACTTTCGTCATCGGCGCAGATACCGCCGTAATCAATCCAGGGAAGACTCACTAAATACCTGGTCCGCCACCAGGTAGTAACCAGGAACAGCGGCAGGATTCCGGTGAGACGTTGGCCGTCGAGTGCCATTCGATACAGCGGCGTGTGCCCCAGCCCTTCAGCCATGACATCGCGCCAGCCCGATCGGTGCGCAATTGTCGAGTGGGGAGAACGGGTAACGTACTCATCCCAGGCATCGGCGTATGAGGAATCGTAGGGGGCTATTCGTGTCATGGGAGATAATCAGAACTGCCGAGTGAGATTCACGGCCATGCTCAACCGACCTTCTCCAGCGCGGGCTGTGCAGGTGTTGACGGTTCGAGCAGAGTCCTCTGGCTGGAAACATGAAGTAAAATCATAATAAACGTGTACAGGATCCACAGATGTGGGTAATAGATGGTCGACAGGAATGTCGCTCCCGCAAAATACGCGATCAGGCCGCCGATGAGAGAATTGGCCATGAAGCCCACTCGTTCGCTGTCGGCGGTATCCGGCAGTTTTCGCTTTATTCGTCGGAGTTGCTTCACCGCATACACGACCATGAACG
Proteins encoded in this window:
- a CDS encoding FemAB family XrtA/PEP-CTERM system-associated protein, which gives rise to MTRIAPYDSSYADAWDEYVTRSPHSTIAHRSGWRDVMAEGLGHTPLYRMALDGQRLTGILPLFLVTTWWRTRYLVSLPWIDYGGICADDESTEQALLAEARQLASAHGVEFVEFRSVEQQPLDLTTRTDKVTFLMPLESDSEIVWKRFDAKLRNQIRKSEKSGLTTEFGGVDKLDSFYRVFAYNMRDLGTPVWGKHFFRAILRQFPNSAQLILVKRDNEVIAGGLVLSFKDRVYVPSASSYRWSLSYCPNHALYWAVIRYGCEHGLKYLDFGRSSWDGPTFNFKKQWGAPPTQLHWQYALHKAPDLPAINPGNPKYRLFIKLWQRLPLRVANWLGPRVIRNFP